Genomic window (Spirosoma sp. KCTC 42546):
CGCACGCGTTTGGTAATTTATGGGCCGGATAAGGCTAGTATTCAGGCCTTGTCGAATTATGACCTCAATAAAATCGTGCGAGAAATGGGCATGAAACTGGATTCTGTACCCGGTGGGCCAACCGCTATTTCGCAGGATGGTGGACGCTTTCTGAAAGATACCGTTCTTGTCGTAACCAAGAAAAAAGATGGGGTTACGATTGTTATTAATGGTAATAGCGACACGACTAAACTAGCTGAATCGCAAAAAGATAGAGATAAAAAGCAGTATGAAGAAGCCTCTCAACGAGCGAAACGTAGGAGAGAGGGAGGGAATTTTGATTATGGGGTGAGCATTGGGTTGAACAACTTCATTCAGCAAAGTACATCCGTTGCATATCCTGAAGATAGTTATGATCTACAGCCTTTGGGTTCACGTTACTTTGCACTATCGATGGGAGCAATGCCAACTATTATCCGTGGAAAATATGCATCATTGAAGTTATACTACGGCGTTGAAGTAGCCTGGAACAACTTCATGTTTGAAGGAAATAACGTGGCCGAAAAGACGGCTACAGGTGTAGCTTTTCCTGATGCAGGCCGTGACCTACAAAAAAGTAAGTTGACCGTTTGTACCATTGGGGTTCCGGTTGTGCCACGGGTTACGTTCTATAATAGTGATGGCCGCAAGGTTTGCCACATCGGCCTGGGTGGTTATGTAAACTACCGACTTGATAGTTATCGGAAGATCAAAGAAGCGGATGGAAGCAGAGACCGTCGGCATTCGGATTATTACCTAACTAATATTCGCTACGGGTTGATGGCTCATTTGGGTATTCGTAGCCTGGATTTTTTTGTGAAGTATGACATGAGTCCATTATTCGAAGCAGGTAAAGGGCCGGATGTTCGCACTTTAGCATTTGGTATTGGCTTCTAAACTATGCCAGAAAAATCTATTTCTATCATTGGCCTGGGTTGGCTAGGGCTGCCATTAGCTAAGCAATTACTAGTGGAAGACTTTCGGGTAAAGGGCAGTACAACATCAGTTGAGAAAGCTGCTTTGTTAAGACAGAATGGCATCGAGACATGTTCACTCCAGCTAACCCCTGAGCCAGTTGGCGACCTTACTCAATTACTTCAGACTGATACGCTGATTATTAATGTTCCACCCAAAGCTGGAAAACTAGGCGAAGATTTTCATCCGACACAGGTTAATTCTCTAACGGATGCAATACGCCAATCGTCAATAAAGCATATCATCTACGTTAGCTCCACATCCGTTTATCCTGAATTAAATCGGATTATTGTCGAACAGGATGTTACAGAGCTTCAGCAATCTGCCTCACAAGGAATAACTAAGGCTGAACAGTTGGTTCAAAGCCTTACTCCCAAACGGCTTGTAACGATACTCCGCTGCGGAGGGCTGATGGGTTACGATCGTATTCCAGGTAAATACATTGCTGGACGGACGGTTGACAGTGGAAATGTACCCGTCAACTACCTTCATCGCGACGATGCTGTGGGAATCCTGACAGCTATCATTCGACAAAAAATAAGTGGAACGTTCAATGCTGTTGCGCCGGAACATCCTACGCGCGAAGCGATCTACCGGAAAAGCTGCGCTGATTTTGGGTATGAACTGCCCACATTCATTATTCCTGCTGACCCAGTCCCATACAAAGTAATTAGCGTACAGAAGCTGATTCAGGAAACGCAGTATCAGTTTCGGTACGCTAATCCACTAGATTTTTTTTATCACCTATGACCGAAGTAAATGCCGAAGTCGAGTTTGCAAGAATCCTCCCGATGATGGCTTGCTTCGTGGGGTGGTTGCACGGTTTAGCGAGGCCAGAAACAGAAAGTAGCCTTGGGCGTGCCAGGTTCGAAAACGCTCGCTAAGCTGTTTATCATACTGAGGTAAGTAATCTATCAATTTGGTCAAGTCAAAGCGGTCTGAGGCCACACCAACGCCCGCACGCTGACCGTCGATGGCATTGCAAGCCTGTTCATAGTGATTCGATTGGGGAATCATGAGCGCGGGTTTACCAAGATAAGCCGCTTCACACACAGACTCGAAGCCCGCCGTAGTCACAATGGCCTTGCAACGGGCCATAAATTCCAGAAAGCGTTTGCCATCAATCGCATGAAAGGTTAGTGTTTCGTCAATAACCTGATCGGCAACAGGTACCCCAGAATGAAATCCGTCCATGCGGATGTCAGGATGTTGTTCATGCGCTTTAAGTAGCTCTACTTTCAGGCCGGACTGCGTAACATAGGCCAATAGGAAATCGCCCACAGATGGTTTCAGTTCTGTTACTTCCTGCCGAAGCAAGGGCGGTACAATACGCAGTCGTTGGCGGGGCTCGTCAGCTTGCTTGTCGAAAGACAAGGCGAGTAGCTCTTGCGCGCCAAAACAGGTTAGCCGCGTATTTAGTTTGAAGGCCTGCCGATAAAACCATTGTCCTTTGGGGCGTTGAAAATTCGGATGAAAAGCCATGTATTGGTGGGCAATGCAGATCATCGGCACGGATGGGCGCAACAAGGCATAAGTCATTCCCCCAAGCATTTCGAAGAAATTAACGACCACATTGGGCTGCTCTGTTTCAATTATATCGCGCACTTTTTGCAGGCTACGCCAGAATGGTTTAGCGTAGCGGATCCCCTGCATAGTAGTTTTGAAGGGTTCGAGTTCATTAGTACCCGCATTATAAACCAACCCTGGGCTAAAAACCGGGGTAATGGGGGCAGTGAATTTCTCGCTAAAAAATGCGGGCACATCCCGTTCAGCAGTTACTCCAACGATGGCACCAATAACTTCATGACCCGCTATTTTTAACAGCTGAGCCAGCGATAGAGCCTGCGTCAAATGGCCTCGTCCTTCACCTTGTACTAAGAATAAAACACGCATAAATCAAAGAGAGATTAAATTGTCGGGATAGGAAGTGCGCTATTAATGAGGTTAGTAACTGGCCTGCTGGATTGTATTTGTGAATTGATTTCGGCCTCTTGCGTTAAATCCATCGTGTAGTACAGAAGACTCCAGTTGCCATCATGGTCTTCAACCAATGCACTCAGCGACTCAACCCAGTCGCCGGAGTTCATGTAAATAATACCGTCGAGTTCTCGGATGGCGGGTTGGTGAATATGCCCGCAGATCACTCCGTCGCAGTTACGAGCGCGGGCTAGCTCAGTCAATTTTTGCTCGTAATCAGAGATATAGCTAACAGCCTGCTTGATGCGCGATTTAATCAGTTGAGACAGGGAATAATAGGGTAAACCGCGCCAGTTTCGGTAGTTATTATAAAACTTGTTGACCCAAAGCAGAAAGGTGTAACCTATATCGCCCAGATAGGCCAGCCACTTCATTTGGGAGGTAATAGAATCGAAGACGTCGCCATGGGTGACGTAGAACTTTTTGTCGCCTGAGCTGAACGTATAATCTTTGCGAATTGAAAAATTCTTACCCACTTTGAGGGGCATTACCTGATCCAGAAAATCGTCGTGATTACCCCGTAGGTAAACAACTTTTGTATTGTAGTGAACGATTTGTCGTAAAACCGTTTTAAAAAAAGCAGTGTGTTTTTTCTTCCAGGTACCGTATTGTTTCAATTGCCAGCCATCAATGATATCGCCATTCAGGATAAGCTTTTGACAAGAGTAATTTCGCAGAAACTCGGTGGCCTCTTTTGCTTTCGACCCGGCAGTGCCGAGGTGAATATCGGATAGCACAATTGTGCGGAACTGGGTGCTTACTTGCATGAACGAAACTAGACATCATACATGATGTAAGATTTATCACACTGTTACTAAATTGACAAGATTATAGCTCTAAGAGCGCAATGGTTCATATTGACTTAACAAACAACAACTAATGGAAAATCCAGTGCTTATTTTCGGGGCGGGGAGCCTGGGCCTGACGGCTTTAGACTTGTTTCAGCGTAACAGTGTGGTGGTTTACGGACTGCTGGATGATAATAAAGAATTGCACGGTAAAGAGTTTGGCGACGTATCGGTGCTGGGCGAAACAGATGATGACGGTTTTCTGAAACTAATCGGGCATAAGTGCGAAGCCTTCGTGGCTATTAGTGATGCCCGCGTACGAAAACGCTTAGTCAAGATGCTGAACGAACGACGGAAAGTGCAACCGGTAAATGCAATTCACGACACGGCAACGGTTTCCATTATGGCTACAATTGGCCACGGAAACCTGATTGCAGCCCGCGCCGTCATTAATCCGTATGCAGAAGTGGGGCAACACTGCATTATTCAGTCCGGTGTAATAATTGAAACCCAGGCAAAACTTGGTGACTACGTCCAGGTTGGAACGGGCAGTGTAGTAAACAGTGGCGTAACGATTGAAGAAGGAGCTTTTATTGGAACTGGTGCCAAATTAATTTCCGGCATTACAGTTGGCAAAGGGGCACGCATTGGAGCGGGATCAGTTGTAGTAGAAAACGTAGAGGCTGGAGCAACCGTATTTGGAAACCCTGCTAAGAAATTGTAAGAAGCGTATTTAAGTGGAGTAGGTAAAGTAAGTGGAGTGAGTTTAGTGAGTGCGTTAGATGTCGTCCACTCGCTAAACTCACTCCACTTACTTTACCAAAATACTATTATTCGACATAGAGAACCTCATTGGCCAGAAAATCCTGGTAGGTGCGTTCGAGGCCCTCTTTTAGTTCGGTTTTGTGTTTCCAACCCATATTATGAAGACGGGAAACATCCATAAGTTTTCTTGGGGTACCGTCTGGTTTATCGGTATTCCAGCGTAGTTCACCTTCGAAGCCTACGATTTCTTTGATGAGTTCGGCTACTTGTTTGATCGTTACATCTTCGCCCGTACCAATGTTCACGAACAACTCGTCGTTATAATGTTCCATTAAAAAGAAACAGGCGTCGGCGAGGTCGTCGGCGTGGAGAAATTCGCGCATCGGCGAACCTGTTCCCCAAACTTCTACGGTTGGCTGGTTGTTAATTTTTGCTTCGTGGAACTTCCGGATCAACGCAGGCAATACATGTGATCCTTGCAGATCGTAATTGTCATTTGGGCCATACAGATTAGTGGGCATGGCCGAAATGAAGTCACAACCATATTGGCTTCGGTAAGATTCACACAATTTAATACCCGTAATTTTGGCAATAGCGTAGGGCTCGTTCGTTGATTCAAGGAAACCGCTCAGCAGGTATTCTTCTTTGAGGGGCTGTGGGGCTAGCTTTGGGTAAATACATGATGAGCCCAGGAACAACAACTTCTTAACACCTGTTTGATAAGCATGATGAATAATGTTCGATTCAATCATGAGATTATCGTACAGAAATTCGGCACGATAGGTGTTGTTAGCCATAATGCCACCGACTTTGGCCGCAGCCAGAAACACATATTCGGGGCGTTCCTGCGCAAAAAAGTCGGCAACAGCCGTCTGATTACGCAAATCCAGCTCAGACGATGTTCGGGTTATAATAGTAGTGTAGCCTTCAGCTTGAAGTTTACGAGTAATAGCCGAACCGACCATGCCTCGATGTCCGGCAACATAAATACGGGCCTGTTTTTCCACGAGAATTGATTATAAACAAACCGCCGACTATTGGCGGACGAGTTGATAAAATAATAAGACTTTATAAAGCGTTGCAAAACTAACAAACTTCAGGGACCAATCGTTTGCCCGTACTATGTTTGCTTATACCTTAAAACTACCGATTTTTTTCATACTGGCAATCGGTATGACCATTTCTGGTGCTCAGGCGCAACCTGCAAGTACTGCGCCGTCTTCACTCACAACGGCGTCGAAACCAGTTTTGGCTCCATCCGGTGCGGCTCCATCGCCCTTTGCCCCGTTCACATCTGTGCCTTCATCACTTACAACGCTTGGTTTACCAACCATGTCGTCGTTAAAGGAGCAAAAGGATGCTTACGTTGCTGGTATAATGCCTGATTTAGGCCTGAAAGTGAAGCAGTTAAAGAAGCTAAAAGCTGAGAAAAAATCTAAAAACAAGCTATCGAAGACCGAATATGAAGGCTTGTCGATGGTCAAGGCATATACAAAATTCGGCAGTGGAGATCGGACTATTGTTGAGGAATTTCACGTCCTTCGCGATAACGATGCGGCTAAACCGTTGCCTTACGTTCGGGAAATCTTTCGGTATTATCAGAAATCAGCCCGGGTAACAAGTTCAATTGTCAAGGACGAAGGCGCTGGATTGTTACTACACGGTTCTTACAAACGCTATCAGAACGGTGATTTGGTAGAGGAAGGATTTTATTATGCGGGGATGAAAGACGGTCGTTGGGAGAAGTATGATGCTAACTTTATGCTTGTCGACAAAACCCACTGGCATTGGGGCGTACCCGCCGAGTCACAGTTAGTGTATTATGATTCTACCCACCGTAAGATCAAGGAAATTGTTCCGAAAGAGTACGGGAAGGTAAAAGGCACCTACATGGCGTTCTATGAAAACGGTCTGCTAGCCGAAGAAGGAAAGTATGACAATGGCGTAAAAGTTGGCCGCTGGACAGAGTATTATCCTATTAATCCAAGTGGCCGTCGGATGCGACGAAAACTCATTCAATACGCCAGCGACCAGTGGGATACCGAATTTGAGCCTTACACCATAACCGAATGGGACGAAAAAGGCAAAGTTACCTTTGAGCAGTCGAAGAAAAAGATCGTACAGGACGACGAAACGGAGAATTAGTTTTGGTGGAGTAAGTTAAAAAGTGGAGTGGGTGTAGTAAGTGCAGTGAGTTAATCAACTCGCTGCACTTACTACACCCACTCCACTTTTTACTTAAAAACCCCCTTGGGGTCTGGCTGTTTAGCCATTAATTCGTTGAGGTAACCAAAGTCGAGCACCGAAAGATCAAGCTTGTGAGCCTGGTGAAAATACTCCCACGCTTTGGGGTAATCTGCTTTTAAATACTGGACAAGCGATAGTTTTTGAAAGGATAAGGCATTCGGATTAAGGGATACCGCTCGCTCCAAATGCCCTTCGGCATCTGACAATACATCCTCATTTGGCTTTTCCTGATATTGCTTAATTTCTACAGTTGCCAGATCGGTCATCAGAACGGTATTACTATCGTCAACAGCTATTCCTTTCTTCATCATTCGGATAGCATCGGGTAAGCGATTCTTCTGATAACAGACCACGCCTAATCCCCAGTAGGCATCGGCGTTTCGGTCGTTAAGCAACCAGGATAAATTGAAACGGTGGGCGGCTGTATCTAACTGGCCGCTGGCAATATAATCCCAGCCCCGAGCTGCAAAAAAAACACTAGCTTCGGTTCGAGTTCCGAAATTACGATCGCAATCATTCAGAAAATGAATTTCCTCATCGATCTGCGCTGTGGTTTTTGGCCGTTCACCAAACAGAGGGAGCGTATTGACTGATTCACCCGTATCGGCAGGGCCGCCAATTGACGTGGATTCCGTTGCTAAAGCAGCTTCCTCCAGATTTTCGTGTACCGATTTAGACTGCCGAACCGGGTCGCCCGAACGTGCCGACGTAATGAACTGCTTAGTTTGTGCAGCCGCCAAAAACGGTAACGCAACTAAAGTACACTGTATCAGCTTGATCCGAACGCTCATAGGAAATCACTATACCTGAGGTATATGCTTTGGTAAAACGAAAGGAGCATCTAAATTAGTGCATTATCTGCAAATTAGCGACGCCCACCCCGAGGCCCAGACCGCTTTGCCCCGCCAACTTTATGGCTGGATCCACCCGGACGAGGTCCTGGTTTACGCGAGAAGGGTTTCTTGACACCGGCTTCTTTTGCTT
Coding sequences:
- a CDS encoding NAD(P)H-binding protein, producing the protein MPEKSISIIGLGWLGLPLAKQLLVEDFRVKGSTTSVEKAALLRQNGIETCSLQLTPEPVGDLTQLLQTDTLIINVPPKAGKLGEDFHPTQVNSLTDAIRQSSIKHIIYVSSTSVYPELNRIIVEQDVTELQQSASQGITKAEQLVQSLTPKRLVTILRCGGLMGYDRIPGKYIAGRTVDSGNVPVNYLHRDDAVGILTAIIRQKISGTFNAVAPEHPTREAIYRKSCADFGYELPTFIIPADPVPYKVISVQKLIQETQYQFRYANPLDFFYHL
- a CDS encoding glycosyltransferase family protein, giving the protein MRVLFLVQGEGRGHLTQALSLAQLLKIAGHEVIGAIVGVTAERDVPAFFSEKFTAPITPVFSPGLVYNAGTNELEPFKTTMQGIRYAKPFWRSLQKVRDIIETEQPNVVVNFFEMLGGMTYALLRPSVPMICIAHQYMAFHPNFQRPKGQWFYRQAFKLNTRLTCFGAQELLALSFDKQADEPRQRLRIVPPLLRQEVTELKPSVGDFLLAYVTQSGLKVELLKAHEQHPDIRMDGFHSGVPVADQVIDETLTFHAIDGKRFLEFMARCKAIVTTAGFESVCEAAYLGKPALMIPQSNHYEQACNAIDGQRAGVGVASDRFDLTKLIDYLPQYDKQLSERFRTWHAQGYFLFLASLNRATTPRSKPSSGGFLQTRLRHLLRS
- a CDS encoding UDP-2,3-diacylglucosamine diphosphatase, producing MQVSTQFRTIVLSDIHLGTAGSKAKEATEFLRNYSCQKLILNGDIIDGWQLKQYGTWKKKHTAFFKTVLRQIVHYNTKVVYLRGNHDDFLDQVMPLKVGKNFSIRKDYTFSSGDKKFYVTHGDVFDSITSQMKWLAYLGDIGYTFLLWVNKFYNNYRNWRGLPYYSLSQLIKSRIKQAVSYISDYEQKLTELARARNCDGVICGHIHQPAIRELDGIIYMNSGDWVESLSALVEDHDGNWSLLYYTMDLTQEAEINSQIQSSRPVTNLINSALPIPTI
- a CDS encoding acetyltransferase, which codes for MENPVLIFGAGSLGLTALDLFQRNSVVVYGLLDDNKELHGKEFGDVSVLGETDDDGFLKLIGHKCEAFVAISDARVRKRLVKMLNERRKVQPVNAIHDTATVSIMATIGHGNLIAARAVINPYAEVGQHCIIQSGVIIETQAKLGDYVQVGTGSVVNSGVTIEEGAFIGTGAKLISGITVGKGARIGAGSVVVENVEAGATVFGNPAKKL
- a CDS encoding GDP-L-fucose synthase; this encodes MEKQARIYVAGHRGMVGSAITRKLQAEGYTTIITRTSSELDLRNQTAVADFFAQERPEYVFLAAAKVGGIMANNTYRAEFLYDNLMIESNIIHHAYQTGVKKLLFLGSSCIYPKLAPQPLKEEYLLSGFLESTNEPYAIAKITGIKLCESYRSQYGCDFISAMPTNLYGPNDNYDLQGSHVLPALIRKFHEAKINNQPTVEVWGTGSPMREFLHADDLADACFFLMEHYNDELFVNIGTGEDVTIKQVAELIKEIVGFEGELRWNTDKPDGTPRKLMDVSRLHNMGWKHKTELKEGLERTYQDFLANEVLYVE
- a CDS encoding toxin-antitoxin system YwqK family antitoxin, whose product is MTISGAQAQPASTAPSSLTTASKPVLAPSGAAPSPFAPFTSVPSSLTTLGLPTMSSLKEQKDAYVAGIMPDLGLKVKQLKKLKAEKKSKNKLSKTEYEGLSMVKAYTKFGSGDRTIVEEFHVLRDNDAAKPLPYVREIFRYYQKSARVTSSIVKDEGAGLLLHGSYKRYQNGDLVEEGFYYAGMKDGRWEKYDANFMLVDKTHWHWGVPAESQLVYYDSTHRKIKEIVPKEYGKVKGTYMAFYENGLLAEEGKYDNGVKVGRWTEYYPINPSGRRMRRKLIQYASDQWDTEFEPYTITEWDEKGKVTFEQSKKKIVQDDETEN
- a CDS encoding tetratricopeptide repeat protein, translating into MSVRIKLIQCTLVALPFLAAAQTKQFITSARSGDPVRQSKSVHENLEEAALATESTSIGGPADTGESVNTLPLFGERPKTTAQIDEEIHFLNDCDRNFGTRTEASVFFAARGWDYIASGQLDTAAHRFNLSWLLNDRNADAYWGLGVVCYQKNRLPDAIRMMKKGIAVDDSNTVLMTDLATVEIKQYQEKPNEDVLSDAEGHLERAVSLNPNALSFQKLSLVQYLKADYPKAWEYFHQAHKLDLSVLDFGYLNELMAKQPDPKGVFK